In Armatimonadota bacterium, the sequence GGAAGCCGCCATACGCGCCGTCGATGCTCAGGAAGCCGTTCGCCGGTTTGTGCGGCGCGAAGGGGACGTCCTGTGGGTCGGGGCGTCGACCTACGATCTCAGTCGCATTCGACGGGTGTGGGTCGTGGGTTTTGGGAAAGCTGCGGCGTCGATGGCCCGGGGACTGGAGGATGTCCTGGGAGACCGGATCGCCGGCGGGGTCGTCGTGGTGAAGCACGGGCACCTGTCGGATCTGCGCTGCGTCGAGATCGTGGAGGCCTCACACCCGCTGCCCGATCGCGACGGCGAGGCGGGTGCACGCAAGATCGTGGAAGTGCTCCGAGAGGCCGCAGACGGCGATCTGGTGGTTTGCGTGATCTCCGGAGGGGGATCGGCGCTGCTCCCGCTGCCGGCGGAGGGTCTCGGGCTCGAAGACAAGGTCGCCACCACCGACCTGCTGCTGCGCAGCGGTGCAACGATCGTCGAGGTGAATGCTGTCCGCAAGCACCTGTCGGCGGTCAAGGGCGGACGGCTGGCGGCGGTCGCCTACCCGGCGCAGGTTGCGGTCCTCGTGCTCAGCGACGTCATCGGCAACCCGCTGGACGCCATCGCGTCCGGGCCGTTTGCTCCGGACCCGACCACCTACGCGGACGCCCTGGACATCCTGGGGCGCTACGGCCTCGAGGAACGCGTGCCGAAGACCGTGTTGGCGCGCCTGCGGCGCGGAGCATCGGGTGAGGTCGAAGAGACGCCCAAGCCCGGAGATCGGGTCTTCGAGCGGGTGACGACTACGATCGTCGGAAGCGTGGTGCAGGCGGCCGAGGCCGCGCAGGCTGAGGCTGTGGCGCGCGGGTACGCTTCCATGATCCTGAGCACGAGTGTCGAAGGAGAAGCTCGCGAGGTGGCTCGCGTCGTCGCCGCTCTCGCCAGGGAGGAACGCCAATACGGCCGTCCGGTGCCCCTTCCGGCCTGCCTGATCCTGGGTGGTGAGACGACGGTCACCGTGCACGGCAGCGGGCGAGGCGGGCGGAACCAGGAACTGGCGCTGGCTGCTGCCCTCGGGTTGGAAGGATGTGAGCGGACACTCGTCGTCAGCTTCGCAACGGACGGAACCGACGGGCCGACGGACGCTGCTGGTGCGGTGGCCGACGGCGACACGCTCCGACGCGCGCGGGACCAGGGGTTGAATGCGCACCGATATCTTGTGGACAACGACGCCTACACCTTCTTTGACGCGTTCGGAGACCTCCTGCGCACCGGCCCCACGAACACGAACGTCAACGACTTGATCCTGGTGATGGCGAAGTGAGGGTCTTGCCCCGGGCTGGTCAGGAGGAGGGGGAGGAGGTACGCTGGCCAGCGCGGTGGATGGGGATCACGCGGGCGCTGTGGCTAGGTGCTGGGGCGACGGTTTCCTCCGCCGGCGGCTCGATCGCAGCCGGGATGATCGGTCCCTTCAGTACGCCGCGGGCGATGAGTTCGTCTTCGAGCGCGCGGACCACCGAGAGGTCGTACTCCTTGCCGGCAACACTGTATAGTTCCCGGACGGTGGCCTCCGGAGTCTTCGCCGGGCGGTAGGGGCGGTCGGTGGTCATCGCATCGTAGGCGTCGGCCACCGCCAGGATTCGCGCAGGGTAGAGGATCTCCTCGCCCTTCAGGCCCTGCGGGTAGCCCGAGCCATCGAGCCGCTCGTGGTGCTGGTGGAGGACGTCGAGGGCCGGCCGGTAGAGGCTGATGCGTTCGAGGATACGTACCCCGGCTTCGACGTGCTCTTGCATCTCTCCGAGCTCGTCGGCGTCCAGTTTCCCCCGCTTCTGGAGTACGGCGTCCCGGACCGCGACCTTGCCCACGTCGTGCACCCGGGCGATGACTTCCAGGTTGTGCAGGTCCTGACTGCTGATTCCCAGGCGCCGACCCAGCGCCGTCGCCAGCTCGGCCACCCGCTGGGAGTGCTGCGACGTATATGGATCCCGAAGGTCGATGGCGTCGGCCAGGGCCTGGATGAAGCTATCGGTCTCCGTGCGCAGACGGACGTAGTTCTCGTAGGAGAGTTTGGTGGCGATCATTGGTGGAATCAGGAGGAGCAATGCGGCCGGATGCAGGTTCCAAAGAAGCACAGCGATAACCGCGAGGCCAATCATTGCTCCAAACACCGGGGCCACGACGGACATATTCTGAAAGAGCACTGGAGGCAATGACAGGCCCTGGGCTACCGAGATTACCATTGCGATCATGCTACTGTTTGCAACAAAGAAGACACCGCCCGCAAGAAGTGCAGCAATGATGCTATGCGGCAGGGCATTCTGAAAGGCAGTGTTGCCCGCAACACTTTGATAGGCGGTCCCAGCGAGAAACACTGAGACCCCGTACGTGGCGACGTTGTAGACCGTCTTAAACCAAGGCTTGCCGGCTTGAATGTGCGTTGTGGTTGCGGCAAACACCAGTAAGAGAAAGGCCACTGGCCATCCGTAAAGAATGAGAACAGGAAGGGCGATGATAATGGTAAGGGTTACCTCGGTGCCTTCCTTACCAATGTTGAACCTCGTAGGCCGAAGCTCAGTTAGGATTGCAGCGAAGGTCGCAGACATTAGCACAGCGACGTCCTGATGGAGAACCGGTACTCGATCACTGACCAACAGCAAGACAACGTGGACGGCAAGCATGCCGAAGCCTGCTGTAACGACAGCAATCAGCAGCTTTAACTGCGGGCGCACCGGAGCATTTCCTCCGCTCGAGGGGCGGTACCCGCCCGTCGAGGGGAAGTTAGGGAGCAAATCGCGTGCCACTTAGAACTACAGCCCCTCTGGCCTAGAAGATACAGAAGTGCCGTGTCATCAGGGAGTGCGGAGAACTCTGGCTTTATCCCCTGGCGCAGGCACGATGTGCGGAAGCGCTAGGCCCAGCGCTCACACTTGGTACGACCCCACTTGTTCATGCCGCCCTCCTCAACACTGGGGTAGTCATGACGGTGAACTGAGAACTGAAGGTTCTAGGCCCAGCGCTCACACTTGGTACGACCCCACTTGTTCATGCCGCCCTCCTCAACACTGGGGTAGTCATGACGGTGAACTGAGAACTGAAGGTTCTAGGCCCAGCGCTCACACTTGGTACGACCCCACTTGTTCATAGCGCCCTCCTCTGGTTTGGTGTGCAGTGCCGGTACCACCGCGTCCGTACGATCCGTCGATGCGTAACGGCTAACCCCACTTGTTCATGGCGCACTCCTTAATCCGGTTTGGCACGGTAGTTGCTCTTGCAGCACTGCGGCTACAAGTGCCAGCGGCCCGAGCCTCCGGCGTGCTGGGTACTACCTGTGTCTGGCGAGGGGGTCAGTGTGCCCTCGCGTCAGACAAAACAACCGACTGCGTCCGTCACAGTCGGTTGTCCGGCACTTTCCTTGAAGTTAGCTGGAGATTTGACGCACACCCCGTCTGGGGTCGGCGTCCAAACTCCAAGCGTCAATCCGAGTTCGATTGTCCTGGAAGCTGAAAAGACCCTATCACCCCTGCAGCGCCAGCATGCGGCCTCTACCGCTGTGCTGTCAAGAAAGTTCGTTTTTCCGGCTGTCCCCCGCTTTCTATATCGGACTCCGTTATAAATGCATGGGCTACGGTTCTGGACAAAGAACGTGCGCTCGGCCTTCTTCCGCCGCATGTGGGGCGCGGCTCTCCGTAGGCCGGTCCAATGCATGGAGGTTGGCCGCTGGCACAAGCCGAGCGCTGGAGTTCGCTCGGCGGTGGCAGCGGTGCCTGCTATCATGACCCGGGACGGCCTGGATGGCCTAACGGGTCCATATTGCACTGCACGTGTCGCCACCGGACGGGGCGCACCACCCGGTCGTGACCGCCTCGAGACTTGATCCCCGTCCGGGGCTTTCAAGCGTGTCATGGGCCGCCGGCTTAAGGTCCGATCGAGGCCGCCGCACGGTTGACCACCGGCACCGACCATTGGCTTTCGTGGGGTGACGCCTTGCGGGTGCTGTTCGTCTCCTCGGAAGTTGCACCGTTCGCGAAGACCGGCGGACTCGCGGACGTGAGCGCCGCGCTGCCGGCTGCTCTGGCCCGAGCGGGGATCGACGCGAGGATCTGCATGCCGCGGTATGGTTCCATCCCCATCCCTGCGCCCTCAAGCCTCGTGCGCGAGAGCGGTGGGGAGATCGTCGAAACCTCGTTGGGTGACGTCACGGTCTGGATGGTGGATCATCCGGGCTACTTCGACCGTCCGGGCCTGTATGGGGAGGGCGGGCGCGACTACGAAGACAACCTGGAGCGGTTTGCGTTCTTCTGCCGCGCGGCGCTGGCATGGTGCCGGCAAAGCGGCTGGATCCCCGACGTGGTCCACTGCAACGACTGGCAGACCGCGCTGATCCCGGTCTACCTGAAGATCGCCCATTGTGGCGATCCCGATTTGCGGGACGTGGCCAGCCTCCTGACGGTCCACAACCTGGCCTACCAGGGCGTGTTTCCAGCCGAACGCTTCTCGGCCACGGGCCTGCCGCCGGAGCTGTTCAGTTCGGCTGCGTTGGAGTTCTGGGGCAAGGTCAACCTGCTCAAGGGCGGGCTGGTGTTTGCCGATCTGTTGAGCACGGTCAGCCCGACGTACGCGCGCGAGATCCAGACCCCTGAGTTCGGGTGCGGTCTCGACGGTGTCCTGCGCGAGCGGGCGCACGATCTGTACGGCATCCTCAACGGGGCTGACTACACGGTGTGGGATCCCTGGGTGGACGAACTCATCCCGGCCCGCTACAGCGCAGCCGACCTCAGCGGCAAGGCGGTCTGCAAGGCAGAGCTGCAGCGGGAGTTCGGTCTGGACCCGGCGCCAGAAGCGCCACTGTTGGGGGTGGTGTCGCGGCTCACGGATCAGAAGGGGCTGGACCTGATCGCGGCGTGCCTAGACCGGATCGTCGCGGCCGGCGCCCAGTTCGTCCTCCTCGGCACGGGGGATCCCAAGTACCAAGACCTCTTCCGCAACGCTGCCCGGTCCCATCCGGGTTCGGTCGGCGTTCGGATCGGGTTTGACGAGCGGCTGGCGCACTGGATCGAGGCCGGCGCCGACATCTTCCTGATGCCGTCTCGCTACGAACCTTCGGGGCTGAATCAGCTCTACAGCCTCCGATACGGCACCGTCCCGGTCGTGCGCAGGACGGGCGGACTGGCCGACAGCATCACCGACGCCACACCGGATGCGATCGAGCGAGGTGAGGCCACGGGGTTCGTCTTCGTCGACTACACGGCCGATGCGTTGTGGACGGCCATCGAGCGAGCACTGGCTGCCCACCGGGACCCCGAGATCTGGTCCAGGTTGGTGCAGGCCGGGATGGCGGCGGACTTCTCGTGGGATCGGGCAGCGGCGGGCTACGTCGAGCTCTACCGTAAGGCGGTCGAGCGGCGCAGGGCCGGGCGGGACTTTGGCGACCGCGGATACGGAGGGTAGTATGGGGGCGTTCCCCGGCGCACGGTTGTCCCGATCAC encodes:
- the glgA gene encoding glycogen synthase GlgA, whose product is MRVLFVSSEVAPFAKTGGLADVSAALPAALARAGIDARICMPRYGSIPIPAPSSLVRESGGEIVETSLGDVTVWMVDHPGYFDRPGLYGEGGRDYEDNLERFAFFCRAALAWCRQSGWIPDVVHCNDWQTALIPVYLKIAHCGDPDLRDVASLLTVHNLAYQGVFPAERFSATGLPPELFSSAALEFWGKVNLLKGGLVFADLLSTVSPTYAREIQTPEFGCGLDGVLRERAHDLYGILNGADYTVWDPWVDELIPARYSAADLSGKAVCKAELQREFGLDPAPEAPLLGVVSRLTDQKGLDLIAACLDRIVAAGAQFVLLGTGDPKYQDLFRNAARSHPGSVGVRIGFDERLAHWIEAGADIFLMPSRYEPSGLNQLYSLRYGTVPVVRRTGGLADSITDATPDAIERGEATGFVFVDYTADALWTAIERALAAHRDPEIWSRLVQAGMAADFSWDRAAAGYVELYRKAVERRRAGRDFGDRGYGG
- a CDS encoding HD-GYP domain-containing protein, with protein sequence MRPQLKLLIAVVTAGFGMLAVHVVLLLVSDRVPVLHQDVAVLMSATFAAILTELRPTRFNIGKEGTEVTLTIIIALPVLILYGWPVAFLLLVFAATTTHIQAGKPWFKTVYNVATYGVSVFLAGTAYQSVAGNTAFQNALPHSIIAALLAGGVFFVANSSMIAMVISVAQGLSLPPVLFQNMSVVAPVFGAMIGLAVIAVLLWNLHPAALLLLIPPMIATKLSYENYVRLRTETDSFIQALADAIDLRDPYTSQHSQRVAELATALGRRLGISSQDLHNLEVIARVHDVGKVAVRDAVLQKRGKLDADELGEMQEHVEAGVRILERISLYRPALDVLHQHHERLDGSGYPQGLKGEEILYPARILAVADAYDAMTTDRPYRPAKTPEATVRELYSVAGKEYDLSVVRALEDELIARGVLKGPIIPAAIEPPAEETVAPAPSHSARVIPIHRAGQRTSSPSS
- a CDS encoding glycerate kinase is translated as MWQDDRWMRSGADPDLRRDAAAILEAAIRAVDAQEAVRRFVRREGDVLWVGASTYDLSRIRRVWVVGFGKAAASMARGLEDVLGDRIAGGVVVVKHGHLSDLRCVEIVEASHPLPDRDGEAGARKIVEVLREAADGDLVVCVISGGGSALLPLPAEGLGLEDKVATTDLLLRSGATIVEVNAVRKHLSAVKGGRLAAVAYPAQVAVLVLSDVIGNPLDAIASGPFAPDPTTYADALDILGRYGLEERVPKTVLARLRRGASGEVEETPKPGDRVFERVTTTIVGSVVQAAEAAQAEAVARGYASMILSTSVEGEAREVARVVAALAREERQYGRPVPLPACLILGGETTVTVHGSGRGGRNQELALAAALGLEGCERTLVVSFATDGTDGPTDAAGAVADGDTLRRARDQGLNAHRYLVDNDAYTFFDAFGDLLRTGPTNTNVNDLILVMAK